Proteins from a genomic interval of Quercus robur chromosome 9, dhQueRobu3.1, whole genome shotgun sequence:
- the LOC126700344 gene encoding tubulin beta chain-like, giving the protein MREILHIQGGQCGNQIEAKFWEVVCAKHGIDPIGKYQGDSNLQLERTNVASYGRYVPRAVLMDLKPGTMDSIGSSTYGQIFFVFGQSGACNNWAKGHYTEGAELIDSVLDVVREEAGNNWAKIRDCCTS; this is encoded by the coding sequence CCAGATCGAAGCGAAGTTCTGGGAAGTGGTGTGTGCCAAACATGGCATAGATCCAATTGGGAAGTACCAGGGAGACTCAAATCTACAGCTAGAGAGAACCAACGTAGCAAGCTACGGTCGCTATGTTCCTCGTGCTGTTCTCATGGATCTGAAACCTGGTACCATGGACAGCATCGGATCTAGTACCTACGGCCAGATCTTCTTCGTTTTCGGCCAATCAGGCGCTTGTAACAACTGGGCCAAAGGCCATTACACTGAAGGTGCTGAACTCATCGATTCAGTTCTCGATGTGGTTCGTGAAGAGGCTGGTAACAACTGGGCCAAAATTAGAGATTGTTGTACAAGCTAA
- the LOC126698792 gene encoding F-box/LRR-repeat protein 12, with amino-acid sequence MEGPSRDSITFILNLPDDCLFLIFQWLDCSCDRESFGLTCRRWLNIQNLSRRSLQFQCSFTNFTQLIRSSLSQTVPINSFHLDRLFARFQYLQSLSLSGCTQLLDLDLRQLEHCGSNLRTLFLDCCLGITDRGLFLVGTFCPLLTVISLYRCNITDTGLESLANACSALKDVNLSYCAYISDHGLKAVTQGCRQLQVVRISSSWEVSGIGFKGCSSTLAYIEADCCNLEPEGIMGIVSGRGLEYLNISGVSCRIKGGDLAPIGTGFATSLKFLNLRMCRAVGDESIMAISKGCPLLQEWNLALCHGVTITGWEAIALNCHNLEKLHVNRCRNLCDDGLLALKDGCSRLSVLYIHGCRRITTTAIELFKCYRSNVTIKGEEIICIGPKLAFR; translated from the coding sequence ATGGAAGGCCCTTCTAGAGATAGTATTACCTTCATCCTTAATCTGCCTGACGATTGcctctttttaattttccaatGGCTTGATTGTAGCTGTGATCGTGAATCGTTTGGTTTAACATGCCGTCGCTGGCtcaatatacaaaatttaagtcGCCGGTCCTTGCAATTCCAGTGTTCATTCACCAATTTCACCCAACTCATCCGCTCCTCGTTATCCCAAACCGTTCCTATTAACTCATTCCATCTAGACAGGCTGTTCGCCCGTTTTCAATATTTACAGTCTTTGTCCCTCTCTGGTTGCACACAACTGCTTGATTTAGACTTGAGACAGTTGGAACACTGTGGTTCAAATTTGCGTACTCTTTTTCTGGATTGTTGTCTTGGAATCACCGATCGTGGACTGTTTCTCGTTGGTACTTTCTGTCCTTTGCTTACAGTTATTAGCCTTTACCGATGCAATATCACTGATACTGGGTTAGAAAGTTTGGCTAATGCTTGCTCAGCTTTAAAGGATGTGAATCTATCATACTGTGCATATATTTCTGACCATGGACTAAAGGCTGTTACTCAAGGATGCCGTCAGCTTCAGGTGGTTAGGATTTCTTCTTCTTGGGAAGTAAGTGGTATTGGCTTCAAAGGGTGTTCATCAACCTTAGCTTATATAGAAGCAGATTGTTGTAACCTTGAACCGGAGGGTATAATGGGGATTGTCAGTGGACGTGGGCTAGAGTATTTGAATATTTCTGGTGTAAGCTGTAGGATTAAAGGAGGTGATTTGGCACCAATTGGAACAGGTTTTGCCACAAGTCTCAAATTCCTTAATCTTCGCATGTGCAGAGCTGTTGGCGATGAGTCTATTATGGCAATTTCAAAGGGGTGTCCTTTACTTCAAGAGTGGAACTTAGCATTGTGCCATGGGGTGACAATAACTGGGTGGGAGGCAATTGCACTCAACTGCCATAATTTGGAGAAACTTCATGTCAACCGGTGTCGTAATCTATGTGATGATGGTTTGCTGGCTCTTAAAGATGGGTGTAGCCGGCTCTCTGTCTTGTACATACATGGGTGTCGTCGGATCACTACCACTGCAATAGAGTTATTCAAATGTTATAGAAGTAATGTCACTATAAAGGGAGAAGAAATCATATGCATTGGTCCTAAATTGGCATTTAGATAG